In a single window of the Dasypus novemcinctus isolate mDasNov1 chromosome Y, mDasNov1.1.hap2, whole genome shotgun sequence genome:
- the LOC139438293 gene encoding testis-specific Y-encoded protein 4-like, translated as MASEAGPGEGPAPQARSEHLRGLASGPLVGESLGRPGQRSPQSCRAGAEAQDPAGGMETGEAPCEEAAVLWVEELPEMEVMEEDMVLENVMAVVDVVAEEEVQEQEREAEQKSLEEGQEECGRAQPGYDAEAAQTSVEALEALQLELSSVKVRTNRAFCRLKHKLRQAFKPHLERRSNIIERIRGFWFKTILNHPLMSAMISDQDQDMLNYMISLKVEEFIHPTNSCKIIFFFGRNPYFQNEVITKEYDITITVKRSFCG; from the exons ATGGCGAGTGAAGCGGGTCCTGGCGAAGGCCCGGCTCCCCAGGCACGCTCAGAACACCTCCGTGGCCTGGCAAGCGGCCCTCTGGTAGGAGAGTCGCTCGGGCGCCCTGGCCAGCGGTCCCCACAGAGCTGCAGGGCAGGGGCGGAGGCACAGGACCCAGCTGGAGGGATGGAGACGGGAGAGGCGCCCTGCGAGGAGGCCGCGGTGCTCTGGGTGGAGGAGCTGCCGGAAATGGAGGTGATGGAGGAGGACATGGTGCTGGAGAATGTAATGGCGGTAGTGGACGTAGTGGCGGAAGAGGAGGTGCAAGAGCAGGAGCGAGAGGCGGAGCAGAAAagcctggaggaggggcaggaggagtgcGGGCGGGCCCAGCCAGGGTATGATGCGGAGGCGGCCCAGACATCAGTGGAGGCGCTAGAGGCCCTGCAGTTAGAGCTGAGCAGCGTGAAAGTCCGAACCAACCGGGCCTTTTGCCGGCTGAAGCACAAGCTGAGGCAGGCCTTTAAGCCGCACCTGGAGCGCAGAAGCAACATCATTGAGCGTATTCGTGGCTTCTGGTTCAAAACC ATTCTGAACCATCCTCTGATGTCAGCAATGATCAGCGACCAGGATCAGGATATGCTCAACTATATGATCAGTTTGAAG GTAGAAGAGTTCATCCATCCTACAAATAGTTGcaaaatcatatttttctttgggAGAAACCCTTACTTCCAAAATGAAGTGATCACTAAGGAGTATGACATTACTATCACTGTTAAGAGGTCGTTCTGTGGGTAG